In [Leptolyngbya] sp. PCC 7376, a genomic segment contains:
- a CDS encoding AarF/ABC1/UbiB kinase family protein — translation MPEQTQTPETTTSPVTMVDSEDWRYNPEKVDKLAKEKPFAVFGRLSTIVTSFVGLAIHVWWDSFRGKTKSPQAQKSQANHLKQILTDLGPTYIKIGQALSTRPDLVPPTYLAELTDLQDQLPSFPTAIAFKFIEEELGRPPEEIYAEISPEPLAAASLGQVYQARLKTGEKVAVKVQRPDLENRINLDIAIMRKIARWLQTNVKRVRSDLIGITDEFAGRIFEEMNYSQEGRNAERFKKYYGGMEEIYVPSIYWDYTGRRVLTMEWLDGIKLTNLKEIAALGIDATHLVEVGVECSLRQLLEHGFFHADPHPGNLLALEDGRLAYLDFGMMSTIKPYQRYGLIEAVVHLVNRDFDSLAHDYVKLDFLTPDTDLTPIIPALSTVFGNALGASVAELNFKSITDQMSGIMYEFPFQVPAYYALIIRSMVTLEGIAIGVDPEFKVLSKAYPYVAKRLLTDESEELRNSLKDLLFKDGSFRWNRLENLLQNAKTSQDYDLEGAVNQAVDYIFSERGDYIREQLASEIVQSVDAFGLNTLQNFTNLVQQRFGQKDTPARSKTVNVKDNAANLEHIQTIWQILQDTPNFDPTFLLPLVPRVLMKRETQQLGQKIAEGLLQKVAARFIRNVLLADNKPATEPKTVNADVIRYPSTISAPKAALR, via the coding sequence ATGCCCGAACAGACTCAGACTCCTGAAACTACAACCAGTCCGGTAACTATGGTCGACTCTGAAGACTGGCGTTATAACCCTGAGAAAGTCGATAAATTAGCTAAAGAGAAGCCTTTTGCTGTTTTTGGGCGACTGAGCACTATTGTTACTAGTTTTGTGGGTCTAGCTATTCATGTCTGGTGGGATAGTTTTCGAGGTAAGACCAAATCTCCCCAAGCGCAGAAGTCTCAAGCTAATCACCTCAAGCAGATCTTGACAGATCTCGGGCCGACCTATATCAAAATTGGTCAAGCACTCTCTACACGCCCGGATCTTGTACCGCCGACTTATCTTGCAGAATTAACGGATTTACAGGATCAGCTACCGTCTTTCCCAACGGCGATCGCCTTTAAATTTATTGAAGAAGAACTCGGCCGTCCTCCTGAAGAGATCTACGCTGAAATTTCTCCTGAACCTCTCGCTGCAGCGTCCCTCGGGCAGGTTTACCAGGCTCGTCTAAAAACAGGTGAAAAAGTTGCTGTTAAAGTACAGCGGCCAGACTTAGAAAATCGTATTAACCTTGATATTGCAATCATGCGGAAAATTGCGCGGTGGTTGCAAACTAATGTGAAACGAGTCCGTTCTGATTTGATCGGCATTACCGATGAGTTTGCTGGTCGGATCTTTGAGGAAATGAACTATTCCCAAGAAGGTCGTAATGCTGAGCGTTTCAAAAAATACTACGGCGGTATGGAAGAAATCTATGTACCTAGTATTTACTGGGATTACACAGGGCGGCGCGTGCTTACAATGGAATGGTTGGATGGTATTAAGCTCACGAACCTTAAAGAAATTGCTGCATTAGGAATTGATGCTACCCATCTTGTGGAAGTGGGCGTGGAATGCTCCCTCCGACAACTTCTCGAACATGGCTTTTTCCATGCCGACCCTCACCCCGGTAATTTGCTCGCTCTAGAGGACGGACGCCTTGCCTATCTTGACTTTGGCATGATGAGTACGATTAAGCCTTATCAGCGGTATGGCTTGATTGAAGCGGTTGTTCATCTCGTCAATCGTGACTTTGATTCCCTTGCCCATGACTATGTGAAGCTCGATTTTTTGACGCCAGACACCGATTTGACGCCGATTATTCCAGCTCTTAGTACGGTCTTTGGTAATGCCCTTGGTGCAAGTGTGGCGGAGCTGAATTTTAAGAGCATCACGGATCAGATGTCCGGCATTATGTACGAATTTCCATTCCAAGTGCCTGCCTATTATGCGTTGATTATTCGTTCGATGGTGACGCTAGAAGGGATTGCGATTGGTGTTGATCCAGAATTTAAAGTACTCAGTAAAGCCTATCCTTACGTTGCGAAACGTCTATTAACTGACGAATCTGAGGAGCTGCGTAATTCTCTGAAAGATCTGTTGTTTAAAGATGGCAGTTTCCGTTGGAATCGTCTCGAAAATCTCTTGCAGAATGCGAAAACATCCCAGGATTATGATTTAGAAGGGGCTGTTAATCAGGCGGTTGATTATATTTTTTCGGAACGCGGTGATTATATTCGTGAGCAGCTCGCTTCGGAAATTGTGCAGTCAGTGGATGCTTTTGGCCTGAATACGCTGCAAAATTTCACGAATTTAGTACAACAGCGTTTTGGTCAAAAAGATACGCCAGCGCGTTCTAAAACCGTCAATGTGAAAGATAATGCCGCAAATTTAGAGCATATTCAAACGATCTGGCAGATTCTGCAAGATACGCCTAACTTTGACCCAACATTTTTGTTGCCATTAGTTCCCCGCGTTTTAATGAAGCGAGAAACACAGCAACTTGGTCAAAAAATTGCGGAAGGTTTGCTTCAAAAAGTCGCAGCACGATTTATTCGTAATGTGTTGTTGGCAGATAATAAGCCTGCGACAGAACCGAAAACAGTTAATGCTGATGTAATTCGTTATCCTTCGACGATTTCAGCTCCGAAGGCAGCTCTGCGCTAA
- the ctpB gene encoding carboxyl-terminal processing protease CtpB, translating to MTQTAPFLAISPKAIFNGALGTISLLTLLTTTPIMRPAIAAMEDSPKVVVDEIWQIIHAESVAKNYDAEEWLKLRSELLEQQYDSYDTAYSTIRDALDTLGDPYTRFLDPEQFEDLTSQTTGELSGIGIRLAIDEETGLLTVVDVLDSSPAEAGGLKVDDQIVQIDGQITALLTLEQSSNLIRGQEGSAVLLKVSRPERPEFDLELVRATIELPAVTHRMKQVDGESVGYIRLDEFSSHAAEQMYKAIQDLESQAVEGFVLDLRGNPGGLLYSSVDIARMWMEEGAIVRTVDRKGGDREFSANQTAITDLPLVVLVNENSASASEILAAALKDNNRATLVGTRTYGKGTVQSVHELSNGAGLAVTISRYYPPSGISINMNGVNPDITVELSREQFVELNSDPGLIATNADPQYSKAINILRNQRLSEQSLEENPLNARTP from the coding sequence ATGACACAAACTGCTCCATTCCTAGCGATTTCCCCCAAAGCTATTTTTAATGGTGCCCTTGGAACAATTTCTCTTTTAACCTTACTGACGACAACTCCCATAATGCGTCCGGCGATCGCCGCAATGGAAGATAGTCCGAAGGTGGTTGTGGACGAAATCTGGCAGATCATCCATGCTGAATCCGTTGCCAAAAATTATGATGCAGAGGAATGGTTAAAACTTCGTAGTGAGCTGTTGGAGCAGCAGTATGATAGCTACGATACAGCCTACAGTACTATCCGTGATGCCCTCGACACATTGGGTGATCCCTACACTCGTTTCCTCGATCCAGAGCAATTTGAAGATTTAACCAGTCAGACAACTGGCGAGCTTTCTGGGATTGGTATTCGGTTGGCGATTGATGAAGAAACAGGTCTTTTAACTGTTGTTGATGTTTTAGATAGTTCTCCTGCTGAAGCTGGTGGACTAAAGGTCGATGACCAAATCGTGCAGATTGATGGTCAGATCACCGCTCTGCTCACTCTGGAGCAATCTTCTAATTTGATTCGTGGTCAAGAAGGTTCTGCTGTGCTTTTGAAAGTGAGCCGTCCAGAGCGTCCGGAGTTTGACCTAGAGCTTGTCCGTGCGACGATTGAGTTGCCCGCAGTAACCCATCGCATGAAGCAAGTTGATGGTGAAAGCGTTGGTTATATTCGTCTGGATGAATTTAGCTCCCATGCAGCTGAGCAGATGTATAAGGCGATTCAGGATTTGGAATCCCAAGCTGTTGAAGGTTTTGTTTTAGATCTACGAGGCAATCCTGGCGGTCTATTGTATTCGAGTGTTGATATTGCTCGGATGTGGATGGAAGAAGGGGCAATTGTTCGTACTGTTGACAGGAAAGGTGGCGATCGCGAATTTAGTGCGAACCAAACTGCCATTACAGATTTACCCTTGGTTGTGCTTGTGAATGAAAACTCGGCTAGTGCCAGCGAAATTTTGGCCGCAGCGTTAAAAGATAATAATCGTGCCACTCTTGTTGGAACGCGCACTTATGGTAAAGGCACTGTGCAGTCTGTTCATGAACTCTCTAACGGTGCAGGACTAGCTGTGACAATCTCTCGGTATTATCCTCCCAGTGGCATCAGCATCAACATGAATGGGGTTAACCCAGACATTACTGTGGAATTGAGTCGAGAGCAGTTTGTTGAGCTCAATAGTGACCCTGGCTTGATTGCGACTAATGCGGATCCGCAATATTCTAAAGCGATTAATATTTTGCGTAACCAGCGTCTGAGTGAGCAATCTCTTGAGGAAAATCCCTTGAATGCACGCACGCCCTAA
- a CDS encoding NUDIX hydrolase, with protein sequence MNNSILVAIAILTQGDSVLMQLRDDIPGIIYPGCWGFFGGHLEPSETPEEALEREILEEIAYQIPRTKIQKFGVYSDELQSETLKSVHRHVFQVPLTVFLRDLILNEGWDMRLLNQQAAQDGGAYSEKAKKWRPMPAIHQQILLDFYKQYKE encoded by the coding sequence ATGAACAATTCTATCTTGGTGGCGATCGCCATCCTAACCCAAGGCGATAGCGTTTTAATGCAGCTACGTGACGATATTCCTGGGATTATTTATCCGGGATGTTGGGGCTTTTTTGGAGGACATCTCGAACCCAGTGAAACTCCTGAAGAAGCTTTAGAACGCGAAATTTTAGAAGAGATTGCTTATCAAATTCCTCGGACTAAGATACAAAAATTTGGTGTATATAGCGACGAACTCCAATCGGAGACTTTAAAAAGTGTGCATCGCCATGTTTTTCAGGTGCCGTTGACTGTTTTCCTTCGTGATCTAATTCTTAATGAAGGATGGGATATGAGATTACTAAACCAACAAGCTGCCCAGGATGGCGGCGCCTACTCCGAAAAAGCAAAAAAATGGCGACCCATGCCAGCTATCCATCAGCAAATCCTTTTGGATTTCTATAAACAATATAAGGAATGA
- a CDS encoding glycosyltransferase family A protein, with translation MASINFSYTPEVSIILCTYNRAHCLLDCLQSVLAQDFQNWELIVVDDGSSDETFNVINPLLQKDQRIRYIKHQNRKVGFSRNAGIQASFGKYITFIDSDDLYLPHHISSRVDYMHSHEDIDILSGGLEVKGDVWVSDYYQRDKKISIYDCVAGGTFFGKREVYFELKGFQPKEYGDDTDFWARAEEAFNVAKITEPPTYIYIRTADSITGKATLNLI, from the coding sequence ATGGCCTCCATCAACTTTTCATATACACCAGAAGTTTCAATCATTCTCTGTACTTACAACCGCGCTCACTGCCTACTAGACTGCCTCCAGAGCGTATTGGCGCAGGATTTTCAGAATTGGGAATTAATTGTTGTTGATGATGGAAGCAGCGACGAGACTTTTAACGTTATTAATCCCCTGCTGCAAAAAGATCAAAGAATTCGTTACATCAAACATCAAAATCGCAAGGTTGGATTTTCTCGTAACGCAGGTATTCAAGCCTCCTTCGGTAAATACATTACCTTTATCGATAGTGATGATCTGTACTTACCCCATCACATCAGCTCCCGAGTCGACTATATGCACAGCCATGAAGATATTGATATCCTCTCAGGCGGCCTAGAAGTCAAAGGAGATGTCTGGGTCAGCGATTATTATCAGCGAGACAAGAAAATCAGTATTTATGATTGTGTTGCTGGCGGCACATTTTTCGGCAAAAGAGAAGTTTATTTCGAGCTAAAAGGCTTTCAACCAAAAGAATATGGCGATGATACCGACTTTTGGGCCAGAGCAGAAGAAGCCTTTAATGTCGCAAAAATCACTGAGCCACCAACCTACATTTATATCCGCACAGCAGATAGCATCACAGGGAAAGCAACGCTAAATCTCATATGA